The DNA window cttcaccccctctttgtcctttcaatttccatacttgaactcatcaatcaatcctttaatttatatgataggcctgcatttaagatgaacatttaccatatattaaggcattttatagtattagacttattattataaaacatgttttagttaaggagttattgatactttaagtgcaaaatgatgatataaaaccttgataaatatgcacttttaagtactaatcagtagcATAAGGAATTAATGGAAATATACTTTCACAAATCTAGTATTTTCTTATGGTTGTAAactaatactttttattttatcaagatGGGATTAAAATCGGAATTTTTTCCTATATTAGCACAGTGGGCGAACTTATTTCCCAAACTAGCATAGTTGGGAAAATAATCCTCactctaacataaaaaaaatgatcgtgCAAGTAGTATATATGCAACTTATAAGTTGTACATTTACTATATGCTCAACAACTAGTCATGCATGTAGTAAACGTGTCACCTATAGGTCACGCATATAGTATATGCATGACCATacagttaattattttaaagatagtttcttatttcttttcttctcccctTACTTCTTTCTTCCCTGCTTCTCCCTTCTCCATATGACACTCTCAACTCATGCCAATTGATCTATGTCTTCACTGTAAAAGACTATATTTCTCTCTTCCCCCATGACAAACctcatctttctctctctctttcaacTGTTTGTTCTTTCTCTAGCCATCCACCCGGGAAACCATTGATCTCTCTCCACTATCGCTGCCACCACCACCTACAAAGCTACCCATTTAACCAATTTAAGGTATATTCACCTTCCCCTATATTATCTTGTTATTTTACTTACTTGgctaatttgtgatttttttaggataagggttttagggtttaggttagggtttttgttgatttttcctaATTGAACTATGATTTgagattaatttgatataaaattagttaagtaAGTTATGCATTTTCTTATTTagtaagaaaaatcaatgaattatgTTGTGTTGGTTGTGTTAGTGTTAGGGTttagtttatgatttttgttaattttagatttttttaatgtaacttGAATAATTTgctatattaacaaattaacatTATGTTTTGTTGTGATTTTCACATAACATATCTTATATAGCAGgaattttatgttattacaATGGTAAAATCATCGATAGcgataataatatcatttaccATAGAGGAAGTATCGAGTTATGTAGCTTGAGATTAGATAGTTCATTTGATGGATTTATAAATTTAGTGTTGAGGAATTGGGTGAAATCTAGCCGAATTTGATGCTGGTATTACTTAGAGGATGTTGGTGGGCCCATTACTAGTTATATGAGTTTTAAAGCAATGGTTGAGTTAATCACCATAAATGGATTGCAAATATTAGAGCCCTTCTTTAGTAGAAAACCTAAAGTAGAAAACTCTTTCAATTTAGAATTGACTCGGGTCTTAAGTTATAGTTAAAGAACCACAAAATCATCACATGCAGTAGGTTCATGTAAGACAATTAATGATACAATGAACCTAACATCAGTTCAAGAAATGGTGCATATGGAGCCTTGGTTGGGTATGGTAAAGACTATATTGTTATGATGAATCTAAACCGAGTGAttagaaaaatgattttcatgtCGATGATATAGTTGATAAAAATGAGCAAGGTGAGCCAATAAACCAAACAATAAGACCCCTTGTTcctaaatttaaatatgttagTGGGTTTGCTCATATGATAAACTTTGACTGGGCTTTAAGTCATAAGAATTCATGCTTAAATACTGAGTTGAAGGTTAGACAAATGTTCCGAACTAAGactgatttaattaatgtagtTAAATGGTGACATGTAAAAAACTCACTTTAATATAAAGTACAATGTTTAACCATAACTTATGTGTAGTTACATTGTAAGCATGAACCATCATTTCAATGATATTTGCGTGgggaatatcaaaataattctaattcatttaagatttcaaaattaaaagattctCACACATGTCACAATCTAATGGTTATAAAAGTCAACCATCATTTGACTCTTATTTTGTTGCTACTATGTTGTTGACCTTTTTCAAACCTAAAATAAGTATTAAAATTGTAACCATTCAAGAAACTATCCATAAAGACTATTTGTATGATATATTGTATAAAAATTCTTGgttaactaaacaaaaattattggagAGGTTGTTTGGATCACATAAGAAGTTTTGATGACATTGATAAGTATTGACGACACTcacttatatgaaaaatataaggcAAAAATCTTGATTGGTTATGCTTTGGCCGAGAAAGAAATGAACAGTAACTGGACAtggtttttagatttgattcgCTAACATGTCACGGGTAGACGTATTAGATTAtgtataatttcaaataaacatgTGGCAATTAAGAATGTTATGTCATAGATATGGACCTAGCTAGATGGGTATCATCGTTATTGTTCTTGCCACTTTGTAAGTAacttcaacaaaaaattaaaagttatggcattaaaaaaactattagatAAGATGTGTTAAGAGCCTTTAagatataaatttgatattatatatgaTGATATGGTTGACAagaatgattaaatcaaagaaTGGCTTGAGATTGAACCGAAAGAAATATGGGAACTCTCATATGATGATGGTTATCGTTATGAAAATATAACCACTAATTTGTCAAAGATTTTCAACAATGTCTTTAAAATTGTTCGTGGTTTGCCTATAACAACTATAAcccaaattacatttttttaggattaataaatattttgttaatcaaaTAGCTGCAATTGATGATTAAATTAGTCGTGATGTATTGTGGCCCTCACAAGTGCTTGTTGAACTTATTGTTGATacataaaatcaagataaaatgtTGCGAGTATATTTAATATCCAGATGGTGTTTTTCAAGTCAAGTCCCCTAGGAATTGGTAGTCGAAGAGAGGTTCAATAAAAAGTTTggtttaattaaagaatatgTATGTGTGGTACATGGTAGTAGTATTATCAACCATGTTCACACCTTATTGTATGTTGTCCATTGCAACATGTTgactttgaaaaatttattgacactttattttataacaccaatcacaaaaattcatatggtttttatttcaaatcgTTAGTTAATATTCCATCATGGTCTGATTATGCTAGGCCACAAGTTGAAGGATGTCCAACTAAATAGAAAGTTGAAAAGGGTCAACATAGATCCACTCGTCTAAATGATTATACTAGtcataatagaaaaacaattcaaagtGGACAACGTAAgagaaaatttttgttttaaattgagatttttatttcatatctctatattaagttgtttttttatccttttattttttatcctttaatatttttacatggGTATATGTCATGGTGCGAGCTAGAATAAGTGGATTTATGTCAAGATGTTGTGGCATACGAGAGGACAAGTTCTCATTATGTTCAAGTCTTGATGATTTCTCAGTCTTGCGATTGCAATACAAGCATCAATCCGAGGATATTTGGGCTCAACGagtaagttaatttttttatctaacatggttatatgataattttaaatgttgttaatatttatgtttatatttttttattgaaaatctcAGGGTGGTCCGGTTAAACCTTATTATTATGCCCCAACAGACCTAGATAACCGTGTTTGTTCTTATGTCATGGATTGATTTCAGCATTATTAGAGAGGTGGAGGGGAGAGACCCACACATTCTATTTTCATGTTGGAGAGATGACACCAACATTATAAGATGTTGTCATACCAGTCAACCTTCTGATAGATGGAACTTCTGTTACAAACCCCACAACTTTTGTTACAAACCCCACAGCTTTCAACAAagatgatttatatatttttctattaggACAAGGGCCACCTCCTAGGGGATATAAAGGGGATATTAGGTGGACCAAAGGGTGCTACAAAGATTGTATTGTATTATTATACTAGAGCATAATTAATGCATATGTTTGGGCCCAATCTTCACCGATTTGACAAACAATGTAGTTCCATGTTAATTTCTTCCACTGCTAGATAACTTTGTTGTCATTCATAATTATAGTTGTGCTCAACGATGCTTGCATATCCATACCATTAGCTTTGCCATATATGCATGTCATACAAGAAACAAATCAGCGAATGTTTATTATTTCTATaggtatatttttatattatattctattaattattgttaatttaagtattttttttatttccttattaTGAATATAAAGTTATGGTTAAGAGAGCATCTTCACATCGGTCATCCTGATGTTTGGAAAAATCAGATACCCAACGCTGTTACAAGAAGATGACTCTTAATTGGAGctcaataataataactatgaacacattattaaatttaaattttctatgaaaaaatGTCTAACTTAACTATTTAACATGTTAGTTGGGTTGGGGAGAGGTCTAAGCGTTTTACACAAAATCTCACTCATGTTCACGAGTTCTATTGAGACAAGTTGGATTCACACGAGCCTCGCCATATATGCATGAACTcaattattcattttcttatttaactttatttttggtatgagtgtttttaatatatatgtgtgtgtgtgtgtgtttcatGGTTTTATAGGTGATAAAGACATTGTACAACGACGATTTGATTGGAAGAGCATCTTCATTATGCATGAAGGGAAGTGATTTATGGTTAGTGGTACATATGCATTGTTTTGTCATAGTTGAGGTGCATTGCCCTGATCGGGAATGCGTCAGTTTGGATTGCATCAACACATACCTGATGATGTTGACACACTTGATGATGACTTTCATGTTATTAATCGTTGAGGTAAAGAGGAAGATGATTGGTCGGTGATTCATATACAATATGTCAATTTATGGTATGTAAGGAGAGATCACTTATTTACATAGTAGCATCCCTTTATTTGATGTCAATTTGTGGAAGAGCATCTTTATTATGCATGAAGGGAAGTGAGTAATGGCTAATGGTCCCTATATACTATTTTGCCATAGTTGAGGTGCATTGTCTTGATCGGGTAATGCATCAGTTTGGATTACATCAACACATACTTGATGATGTTGACACACTTAATGACTTTCATACTCTTACTCGTTGAGGTAAAGAGGAAGATGATTGGTTGGTGGTTCATGTATAATATGACAATTTGTGGCATGTGAGGAGAGATCGCTTATTTACGGAGTAGCATCCCTCTATTGAGTTAGATCTCTACATGACGTGGTATATGAACATAACAAGGTGATTATAATACCACCATGAGACGTGTTACGAGACATCCACGTGACACTCCATGTCAACTAGCACATAATCCGAATAATTATGATCCTCGTGCACCAAGATATAATAGATTAGGATGCttggattagtttttttaacatgtaataaaattcttatttatatcttataaatgataatataatcttttttaataaattgggTGAATTTTCTAATACACAAGGATTGTAAAGCTATAACCGTAATTCATGATGCTATCAACAATGTTGTTTGTGACGCTTTCAATACTTTGTTTTCATCTTATCATTCTTCACTTAATATGCAAGGGTCAGATAGCTGCAGTTCAAACACAACTTTATGTACTTATGCTACTTGCACAACTATTGTTTGTATGCTagagtaaaatttatttttctaaccaattcgaaaaataaatccttaataaataaaaaagatttagttCAAATTTACCCCATGTTTTAGTCAATGTAACCCATTTGAATTAAATTGCATTAAATTGTAAAATGACTACTAATTAGACTATTGGAAATGCTTAAGACATTAAATGTTCAAGAAATGCACCAGTTTGGATTGCATCAATAAATACCTGATGATGTTGACACACTTAATGACTTTCATATTATTACTCATTAAGATAAAGAGGAAGATGATTGGTTGGTGGTTCATATACACTATGTCAATTTATGGCATGTGAGGAGAGATCATTTATTTACGGAGTAGTGTCCCTCTATTGAGTTAGATCTCTACATGACCTGGTACATGAACATAACAAGGTGATTATAATACCATCATAAGACATGTTACGAGAGATCCACGTGACACATAATCCAAATAATTATGATCCTCATGCACCAAGATATAATAGATTAGAATGTAtggattagtttttttaacatgtaataaaattcttatttatatcttataaatgataatataatcttttttaatatattaggtGAATTTTATAATATGCGAGTATTGAAAAGCTACAATCGTAGTTCATGATACTATCAACAATATTATCTATGACGCTTtaaatactttgttttcattcATATCGTTTTTCACTTAATATGCAAGGGTTAGAGAGCTGCATTTCAAATGCAACCTCATGTACTTATGATATTtgaacaatttttgtttttatactagagtaaaaattattttcccaaccaatttgaaaaataaatccttaataaataaaaaaagatttggttCAAATTTACCCCATCTTTTAGTCAATGTAACCCATttgaattaaattgtaaaatgaGTACTAACTAGAATTTTGGGAATGCTTAAGATATAaaagacattaatttttttacaaataaataataaactagtatttttcaaaaatcttatAATGATCTGTCATTGAAattgttcaaatgtttaaggaataaaaaacaaattgtttgaaaaaaaaacttgtaattttgATATActcaaggaataaaaaaattcaaaatgcttagataaaaaaattacaaaatgtttAGTAATTAAATCTTGTCAAGTAAATGATCTTGCGATAGTTACAACGTCGACATTAACGTCTAGAAATTTGTGTGGGGAAGAATCCATTCCATGAAATCACATCGGATGTGGCTCTTGAATTATATTAATGAACAGAGGAAACTATTCACTGGTAGATTGTCTGGCatgaagaagaacaaaatataagagaaaagcaTGAAGAACACATAATGACAAGTGTATCTTCATAAGAATTCATACAAGCACAACATGATTAGCTAAACAGAACCTCCCATAGGAATTAACATACAGTAATCCTCCATTTTTCCTAGCAGCTTTACTCGTCTTTCAGTGCATTGACAGGCTTAAAAACTCAATTCTTCCATAGGAATTAACATACAGTAATCCTCCATTTTTACTAGCAGCTTTACCCGTCTTGCAGGTGCATTGACAGGCTTAAAAACTCAATTCTTCCATAGGAATTGACCCACCAGCTGCCACAATCTGTTGCTCCAGCTGCAACAGATACAACATTGcatttgaaaaacaagaacACGATTATAAAAGTTGtttacataaataaatgaaCATGTCATTGAGCAAGAGTACAGTGACTGTACGCACCCTGATTAGAGCTTCAAGCTTGCTCTTCACGAGACTGTAATCCTGTTTCACTTGCTGCAGGCATCTCTGGCACCTGCAATCCAAGTAACCAAATACATATAATTGAAGCATTAAATATCgcatcacttaaaaaaatacaaatcctgGGATTCAATAGCTaactgagaaaaaaagaaatggaaaatacATTGATgctaaaagataaaacaatCTGGAGAATGAGGTAGAGGGAAATAACTCACCCTTCAACGTTCTGTTCCTCACAGAAGCTGCGGAAAGCGATGCAGTCGTTTTTAACTCTCTGTGCACCTATGCTGTATAACACAAAATCCATTTTTTCACCCAAAGTGAGCTAAAGAATCCATCTTTtctcaatcaaacaaaaatgaGCTAAGAAGAAGGGGATAATTGTTAGCATTCTGTGTCTAATTTTCCAGGTCGTGTCTTAGATCTGAACTGTTTTTTGTGAGGTTCGATGCTCTTCATATGGTTTTAAAGAGGACATGATACTTAAATCAACGATTGCTTGTTTTAGTTCTATAGGAAGCAAACATATACCTGGAGCTGCTACCCTTCAACTGGTGAACATGAGCATCAACCTTTTTGAAGTCTACACTTTGCTGTTCTCTATAAAAGAAGAGGTAAAACAAAACCCATttcgaaaaacaaaaattgtagcaatataaaaatacagtcAGCTAGCTAGAATCAACcataaccaaaaagaaaagctcAGAACTTTTAATCAACATCAAGCAGTTCAGATGTttgagagagagtgagagagtcTCCTTACAAGGCAAAGGTGAGATCACTCAGAAGCCTCTCAGAATCTTCAAAGAAGAGAGATACCACTTCAGCAACAAAATCTGGGTTGCTCTCGTCTTGCAGAAGCTGAAGCTGTTGAAACTGGGCATCCAGAAACCCCTTCATCCacccaaaaaaagaataagaaaactgaaaagcaaaacaaaaaacacagaaTACAAAACAACAGAGATAAGAACTATAGAAAGTccacaaattttttaatttttgttttttttttttgcactacCTCTCTAAACAAGGACTTGGTATATTCAACCCATGCTCTCTGCATCTGAACAACCTCCATCCCTTTAAAACTCTCggacaaaaagaaagaagaaaaacacagtTCTTTCTTAAGCTACGACAACTCAACGCAGCTTTGTGGCTTAAATTTACAGATCTTGTGGGAGTTATTGCACAATAAAAGTGGGTAATAGAAATAGTATAAATGGTATGGAAACGGAAAGCTTGAAAGGGATTTAGTGAATTTTAATGTAGAAatggaaagatttttgtttgctttttggCTATCAGGTGAGTAAACCTTTCCTTCCTCTCTGGATTTGTGCTAATAATATGCCTGTGTTCTATTTTGAGTCTTTTTTGCACCAATATAATTAGCTCTTGTGTTGTACCATCATGTAAAGCAACCCCAACCTTattccttcatcttcatcattctAACTTTACTTCTTGTGGTattcctttaaaaataaataaataaattatttcaatttgcaGTACAAACTATTGGTTCTGGTTGCAAGTTCACACATGGGGTTTGACTGTGACTTCAACCATGTAATATAACACTAGTTTGATTCCCCTGGTCTGCGGAAtggagcttctttttttttctctacactTAAAAAAGTATGgatgttatttttatcatattaaaaaaattagctataaactaaaaagtttgtaaatgcatttataaataataataaatttattaatttcaatgaaatattgagttgagatattaagatatttaaaataaaatgaatatatcttcagctaaaattttttattcttatcatGATTAAGATATACATGTAAatcaaacatataaattaaaattacatctCAAATGATAATTCTtaatcttaataattaaaatatactaccttacattttcatttcattattttatctCCTTTAGACGAATCTCGCTAACATAcatttaatttctcaataatgtaaagttaaaaatattaacatcaacataacctttttgatatttttagcatctataatccaagaaaaaaaacataacaccaCATGTTGTCAATATCAACATaatctatattaatattattagccTAAAAGTTCTAGTAAACTAATCAAGCtcttaataatattgatatcactAACTTCAATGAtccataagaaaaaacaagcaaTAAGTAATGTCGATATCAACATAATTcatgttgataatttatattgatatcattaactTCCAAGTTTCAGTGGGATAATCAAGTTATCATTATGATTGATATCAATATAACCTGTTGATACTATTAACTtccataattcaaaataaaacacaaacatcAAGTAATGCTTATATCAACATAATCCATTTTGATATCATTAGCCTCCAAGTTTCAATAGgctaaataaattagaattaatACCAATACCAACATAAACATGTTGATgccattaactttttttttttttctgaaagaaaacataaacacCAAGTAATGTTGATATCAACATAATCCATATTGATATCATTTGCCTCCAAGTTCCAGTAGGCTAATAAAGTTTTCATTAATATCGATATCAACATAACCATGTTGATATCATTAACTTCTATGATCTAGAATAAAATACAAACACCATGTCGATATCAATAGACTCCATGTTGATATAATTAGCATGCAGGTTCTAAAAGGCTAATCAAGCTCCCATTAGCACCAATATCAATATAATCTTGTTAATATCATTAACTTCCATgatccataaaaaaacacaaacaccaaGTAATATCGATATCAACATAATCCATGTTGTTATCATTAGTCTCTAAGTTTCAATAGGCTAATCAAGTTCTCAATAATACCAATATTAATATAACCTcattaatatcattaatttccttgatttgaaaaaaaaaaaaaacaccaaataatGTTTATATCAACATCACCTATGTTGATATTATCACCCTCCAACTCCCGATAGGCTAATTTAGTTTTTACTCAACAtatcttcctttcttttcatgAGGTTaagttttgatatcaataaaatTCTATTCACATTATTAGCCTCAAAAAACTTGATGGCTAATCAAGTCTTGTTTATAAGTTTCCTTCATATGCCTTTTTTGAtcggaaataataataataataattcatatatatatatatatatatagacacacacactaaatatcaataaaaatagacatttaATTCACTCTTTTTGGAAAAGTATCAAGGACAACACGTTTTCACTGCATGCCAATTTAAATCCGTCACCTAAATGCAAAATTGTCCAAATTGTTATGTACTTTGCATTACATCGAtaactttttcttaattataattactttgctttaaaaacttattataagTCCAATTAAGAGCTTCCACTTTTCTAGCTTTTACCACTTTGTTTTTAAgcaaagtaattaaaaatgtcaaaaagtatttaataaagattttaaaaatagttttttttacttttaaaaaatgaaaggtgatttttttataaaagtaggCTAAAAGTGTATTAGATTCTACTTCAAAAAGATGTTTTCTATGATGAAAGACtgcatattatattttatttaaacataaaataacccgaactattataaaattataaaaaacattttatagtgcattttatatatatattatatatatatatatatatatatatatatatatatatgcaaacatgaaatcaaattaaatatcatataaaGATTCTATAAAAACTAAGTTTATATccaaacttatataaaaaattgaaacacctaggggtgagcaaaaaaaacaaaacaaaccgattaaaccaagaaaaccagaaaaaataacaaaaaaactgattagaatattttaaacaaattcggttcggtttgattttgatttcataaagcttaaaatcaaaaaaataaaccgaatcagtttagttaaaaaaataaaccaaattgaaccgaatcgaaaaaaaaaacccattagaaATTCCAAAaaaccccccccccaaaaaaaaagtataatttttaattttttatataaaataaccaaatcgAACCAAAACCGGTCGGTTGTAAcaggtttggttcggttttgatttttttatatattttataaaatttcagtttgattgtttttataggtaaaaaccaaactaaactgAAAATGATCACCTCAAACTCCATTCAAGCATGTATACtaaacatataatatattaaattaaaattaaaattatatagggtacttatttattgaaatacttAAAATATGATCAAGTTATGTTGTTGTTGAggattaatcttttatttttaaagttttattgctCCCCACTTAGTATAAATAGGATGTATGCAATAAGTCTCTCAAGATTTTAACAATAATACCTTGTTTATATACACTTCCAAACAAGAAccataaatcaaacaaaatttgaCTCAAGTGTCTTTCTACAACAATGTAGTAATGGAGAAGAGTTTGAATAATATACAAAAATGGTGAAGAAAACTCTTCCTTCAACCTCCTTTTACAATGGATGAAACCGAAACTTATTCCATTATATGCTTTGattacttttcataaaacaagaaTTAAACATGATAGTTTTGActttaaatcaagattttttttagatgaaaaaactGGTCGGgttactaaaaaaattgatcaaacttTGATCATAAATTGGACATACTAATGGGCTGGTAAAAAATAGCTCTTCATGggccaaaaaattataaatccaaAATTAAGCCCAGAGAAaaaggttggaaaaaaaaatattttttataacccaAAATATTGTGCTACAATAAACTCAAGTCCAAACTAAGTTTGAGTCGAGTAATGGGTGTGTGACGTTATTCATCATCTAGACATACtaataaactaacaaaaaaataattcttcatgaaccaaataattataaactcaaGTCCAAGCCTCAAAAAAAGTTtggtaacaaaaaataattctttgtaGTCCAACAAATCATTTTCCAGTAAACTCAAATCCAAACTTAGGTTTGAGCTTGGCAGTAAGCAGATGATTCAAGGCCCAAAGCCCACTTTGCTTAGATATTCTTTTATCTTAGATGTCTTTTCGACTcaattttaactatttaaattcccattaaataacttaaaagaaaaacttgtttctTTCTTACTTGGGATAGAGTTTTAAAGGGTTTTTGACTttctcaaaaatatataaatgaaggTTATGTGAGAATATTTTCTTGTTCatccataaattattttaattatgttaaagaCAGTTTTAACCCTAAACATAATCCAactctatttttaatttgatcttaaatATGTTGATTAATCATgtccttaaaataatttttctaacaaCTACTTATAATTTATTGCCAAacaatttaatgtgtttaatcTTATAATGCAACGTATCACAACACAATAGGTATAGTGGAGGTCAAACATGTTCCAAGTTTATCAAACCAAGTTCAAGAACATGTTTGGGCACTTTCTTATTGAGCATTTACcagtgttaattaaaaaaaaaaaccaacgaaAAGTAAAAGTTAAGATTGATTTGGAACATCTcaataaatatcttaaaatcaCCCGCTAGAAccctaagaaaataataataattttttttaattagaaacaaaaagggAGTCTTGACAACAAATTGTAACtcttaaatctaatttatttatttattttaaccaagatctgttttttttttccttacatagtttttgaaaatgttttaacCAAAATGCAGCAAGCAAAACGGAAGCGATCATAATTTTTAGACCCGGTTCGGTTCAAGGTCTAGGTTTCAAGTTTTAATCGGGTcgtttaagttaattttttaaaaaataaatcaaaaggacTCCAttgtagtaaaataaaaaacaaaagtcaacgaATTGTAACCGAATCTTACCGAGTCatcccagtttttttttctcttattttttttttaatccgatCTGATTTTAGTCTTAGATCCCGGAACGAACCCTT is part of the Populus alba chromosome 10, ASM523922v2, whole genome shotgun sequence genome and encodes:
- the LOC118034560 gene encoding histidine-containing phosphotransfer protein 1 translates to MEVVQMQRAWVEYTKSLFREGFLDAQFQQLQLLQDESNPDFVAEVVSLFFEDSERLLSDLTFALEQQSVDFKKVDAHVHQLKGSSSSIGAQRVKNDCIAFRSFCEEQNVEGCQRCLQQVKQDYSLVKSKLEALIRLEQQIVAAGGSIPMEELSF